CTTCCTGTtccctgcctgtttagtttcattgtttatgtttgtattctattTCTTACCAATATTCACCACTGGTCTAGTCTGAATACTcttaacagctattgttctctgttacctgacACCACTAGTATACTTGGGTTATTTCTTTTCACTTCTCAGCccactgttagggtaactatagggaatctattgtaggttcctgtgagggacatccttgtaaggacgttactctgaggttaggcaggttcagtcagggaatcTGTTAGGGATAGTTCCCAATCTGGTTCTGCCCAcgttcctggatttgcacccagccgtaaccaatccaggtcagaggttgcagggacGTCTGGGACTCTCCTCGGCCAcagatttctgggagctccaggtCAGTGCCTTACAGTCCTATTCGTGTCCATGTGGCATGGGATCAGCAATGAAATCTATAAGTTCATGGAACCATACTGTACATCATGGAGGTTCAGCCAGTGAATCTGCAATGTCTAACCTACTACTTAAAAGGAAATACatgacttaaaggagttgtccactttcaggccaatcttgagagacaaatgttgtttgtataataaagttgtacaattttccaatatactttctctataaattcctcacagttttctagatctctccttgctgtcattcattctgttacttctagaggataaaactctgcccatggtcatgtgatttacggtccatggtcatgtgatttacggtccatggtcatgtgatgagcacacagctgattaccaggcaaatgtctgattactgtgctgtgaccatttcgagctgtgcacctgtgtacatcacatgaccatggaccgtaaatcacatgaccatggtcagagatttatcctctagaagtaacagaatgaatgacagcaagcagagatctagaaaaccatgaggaattgatacacaaagtatattggaaaattgtatatctttttattatacaaataatatctgtctctcaatattggtctgaaagtggccaacccttttaatatttattaaaaactTCCCCTTTAAATCATTACTCTTCCTTTAAATATGTAGCTATAACAAACATTAACCTTAAGTAAAATACTCCTGGACTTTGTGACTTCATGCTTCTTAATAGTCCCTGATTTCTTCAGCATGTAGTAGGGAGGAGACCTTGCTATTTCTATATAAGCCTGGAGTCATTTCCTGGTTCCATTTATAATCACCAGCTCAGACAATGGGTGAGATCTAAAACCTAAAAGACATTGATCTGAGAATCTGGTCATATTACACCTATTTGTTGATTTTGGTATTTCTTCCAATTCACGTCTGTTCCCGTTATCTGTCATAGGTCCTGGATTTGAAGCAAATCTTTTCTTGTGGATTGGTAGCATCCTGTGCCTGACTGTGGCTGTAGCAAATGATGTTGCAAAGGAGCCATTTCAACAAGGTGAGCACATTGTCTATATTATGACTACCTCCATCTGAATACGGCTTTATTCACGCATGAGTATATTAGCTATGTTTTGCATTGTGTTTGTAAGAGCTGACCTGGAGTGGGCTGAAAAACACAAAACAGGAGCAAACCATTATACCTTATGTCTGTACCGCCACTCCTGGTTTTAGATTACAAACACTGATAGCGGAGACTGACCAGTAGTCTGATGTCATTAAGACCTGAAAGTGCTGAAAGTGAAATTCTATTGTTATGGTATTAGCCAATTAACTCCCATTAATTGACGGAGCATCTCAATGATAACACACAAGGTGCATTTCTTGTGTATGACCCGCATACTACAAGCTGCCCCGTCTATATTGCAAGCATGGAGACTTTTCCTAAttattactacttttttttttagatttccctATAGACTGTGATAAACTACCAAAGGACAGCCCTAGTGGTGTGTATGTGATCAAGCCCCATTTATCACCACCTCTAGTAGTCTATTGTCATGTAGATGAAGATGGTAAAGGATGGACTCTTATCCAGAGGAACTCCATAACTACTGAAATCACTTGGCACGAGTCCTGGACCACTTTCAAGTATGGATTTGGAAATGTGATGAAGGATTTTTGGCTGGGTAATGAGTACATTCATCTGCTCACATCTCAGAGGGTTTACATGGTGCGCTTCTTTCTAAAGGACAAGAATGATAAAGAGTGGAATGCCGACTATGATATCTTCAGCCTAGACAAAGAAGTGAATGGATATGCATTGCGTCTAGGCAGGTACTCAGGCACTGCACCAGACTTTCTAACCATCTTTGATTCAAGCACTGTTCATGACAACATGAGGTTCTCCACAAAAGACAAAGACCAGGACCGGAGTGGTTCTCACTGTGCAAGTACTTACAGCGGTTGGTGGTATGACAATTGCTACCTTGTCCATCTGAATGCCAAAAGTTATATCTACTGGAAAAATGTTTGCACTGGAGATTGCAAAGAATCAATGATTATGGTCCGGCCTACAGGTATCTGCTGAAGACGATAAACTCAGACACGGATTCTGGGGAAGGTAGAACATAGCACAATGTGTGACATTTATTCAATAACATTATCATTAAAAATGTAGTACCATTTAGTGTATATGtcgcagggaaatgatgaaactagggattAGATCAAACCTCAGAagatgttataattagagatgagcgagtactgttcggatcagccgatccgaacagcacgctccatagaaatgaatggatgcacctggtacttccgctttgatgccggccggccgcttaaccccccgcgtgccggctacgtccattcatttctatgcgagcgtgctgttcgtatcggctgatccgaacagtactcgttcatctctagttatgataacTCTGTGGGGTCATTTCCCTAAGAACGAAAATCACTGAATGGCTATGGAGGCTGATAGGCCTGCATAGAAGCtaaaaacataaaactgtatattgtttttatatatatattttagatgtATTCAAGTAGAAAAAAGTTGTAGTGTACATATCCTTTAATAAAGCAGCTTAtactaataatacaataatgcttactatggaaaaaataataaaaacatttttgaaagaAGGTTTTATTATTGGGATATGTGGCAGTAAACAGTCACAGACTTCAATACTGTGCGCAACTATCCTTTCCTCAAAACTGGGGTTCGTCCTATTACATTGTAATAAAATCTATATATAAGGGAATGGTGGAATCCTGAAATCCATAACCACAAGAAAAGAGGCCTATAAGTCTATACACTTTATAAAATATAGTGCCAGGGTGTGAGAGACATAAAACACAATGGAAGGACTGTTCTTATAAATGCCCCCAATGTTTTCACAAAAGGTAAAAGCAATAGTAGATAGCGGCTGCCTTCCATGTCTGTCATCTAACCACCAACTCTTCTTCCTTTAATTTCAACAGTCGACCCTTAGGGAGGGAGATCAGTCTTTCACTTCTGGCCATCTTGGATATCAATGGTATTAACCTTTCCTAGACAACAAAAAGGATTTCCACGACCCATCATCCAGTCCTCTGTCTTCAAAATGGCTTAGGCAATGGCCTCAAGAACCATGTTGTTTACTCCTTGCTTCAGATGTAAAATGTAATCCAATGGAAATGTAATGTGCTGTTCAACTGCGATTATTAAAACTTATATTACTTATGTTTGttttaaaactatttttattAAGAAGTACAGAGCACTAGATTGCATGACAATTCAGCAAACAAAAAATACAAGGTACAATGCACAACTTTCATTTTGTTTTACAATGCAAATAAACATATCTTAACATAACCATGGAAGCGTATGGGATGGGGCGGAGAGGGGAAGGGTAGCGGGGGTGGGAGGGGGAGAGACAAAACCAGGGGGGAGGACAAACCAATACAAAGGTATGGGCAGGGAAACATCGAGGCAGGAGAAATGAAGAGCGGTAAGCACATCAAGGTTATAAGAGAAGAAAGGAAGATGTATCTCTCAATGGCTGTGTTAAAGGCGGTAACGAAAGTTGTCTCAATGTGAAGTGCCGAGGCTTGGGTGCTGATTCGAAAGCAAATAGCGTACCAAGACCGTGTCTCTTGCTGCTAACCAGGGAGACCAGGTCTTGAGGTATGCTGGTCTGGACATAGTGTTCCAGTGAGCTAGCTCCTCCAGTCTACATATTTCTGAGGCTTTTAGGACCCAGTGAGTGAATGATGGGGGCGAAGTATCTTTCCAGTACAGGGGTATGAGGAGCTTCGCAGCAGCCAATAGGTGCGTCGCCAGATCCCCCCTTTTAGGACGGAAGGTGTCATGGGGCAACCAGAGAAGGATATGTTCAGGAGCTCTGGGGAGGGTGGTTGAACAGATCTTATCTATGGCATCTAACACCGCGGTCCAATATGGTTGTATAAGGGGGCAGTGCCACCATATGTGTGCAAGATCTCCGATTCCAGATGAGCATCTCCAACATGTGTCAGGAACAGTAGAGTCAATGGAGTGGAGCCAGGAAGGGGTCTTGTACCAGCGCGTGGCCAGTTTGTATGAGTTTTCCTGTATCCGGACACATCTGGAGAAACCATGGGCGTTGGCTAGTAATTTGTTTTTGTCCTCCTGCGTCAGCTGGATGTGTAAGTCAGATTCCCAATGAGTCAAGAATCCTGGGCTAGAATCAGCAGTGAGGGAGAGTAGGAATCGGTATAGGCGAGAACATGCGCCTCTGACCTGTAGGAAGTCAGTAGAGAACGCCTCCAGCCACGAAGTACTCTCCGCCGACTGCCACTTCGATAGATAGGATTCACAGGTGGTAGAGAAGtctatacattgcaaaaaattagtTAAGACAAGGCCTGTTTTCTGCAGAAGCCAAGATGTCGTTGGTGAAGTATCCGGCTCAAAGAAGGAGAATAGGGTGAAGTGACGGAGCCTATTCCAAAACGACGCCGAGATTTCCCGCCGTGGGTCGATTAAGTAAGGGAGAAGGTCCAGCGGGAG
This sequence is a window from Leptodactylus fuscus isolate aLepFus1 chromosome 2, aLepFus1.hap2, whole genome shotgun sequence. Protein-coding genes within it:
- the LOC142193659 gene encoding fibrinogen-like protein 1-like protein isoform X1; amino-acid sequence: MGPGFEANLFLWIGSILCLTVAVANDVAKEPFQQDFPIDCDKLPKDSPSGVYVIKPHLSPPLVVYCHVDEDGKGWTLIQRNSITTEITWHESWTTFKYGFGNVMKDFWLGNEYIHLLTSQRVYMVRFFLKDKNDKEWNADYDIFSLDKEVNGYALRLGRYSGTAPDFLTIFDSSTVHDNMRFSTKDKDQDRSGSHCASTYSGWWYDNCYLVHLNAKSYIYWKNVCTGDCKESMIMVRPTGIC
- the LOC142193659 gene encoding fibrinogen-like protein 1-like protein isoform X2, whose protein sequence is MGPGFEANLFLWIGSILCLTVAVANDVAKEPFQQDFPIDCDKLPKDSPSGVYVIKPHLSPPLVVYCHVDEDGKGWTLIQRNSITTEITWHESWTTFKYGFGNVMKDFWLGNEYIHLLTSQRVYMVRFFLKDKNDKEWNADYDIFSLDKEVNGYALRLGRYSGTAPDFLTIFDSSTVHDNMRFSTKDKDQDRSGSHCASTYSGWWYDNCYLVHLNAKSYIYWKNVCTGDCKESMIMVRPTVDP